The Streptomyces sp. DG1A-41 genomic sequence TGCACATGCACCCCGAGCTGGGCAACCAGGAGTTCCGCACGACAGCCGCGATCAAGGAGCGGCTCGAGAAGGCCGGCCTCAAGCCGCGCGTCCTCGCCGTCGGGACAGGACTCGTCTGTGACATCGGCGTAGAGGGCGAGCGGTGGGACGGGGGCCCCAGCATGCTCGCCCTGCGGGCCGACATCGACGGCCTGCCCATCCCCGACATGAAGAGCGAGTGCCCGTACCGCTCGACCGTGCCCGACCGCGCGCACGCCTGCGGCCACGACGTGCACACCACCGTCGTCCTCGGCGCCGGTCTCGTCCTCGCCGAACTGCACAAGCAGGGCCTGCTGCCCCGCCCCGTCCGGCTGATCTTCCAGCCCGCCGAGGAGGTGCTGCCCGGCGGTGCGGCCGACGTCATCAAGTGCGGGGCGCTGGAGGGGGTCGGCGCGATCGTCGCCGTGCACTGCGACCCCCGGGTGGACGCCGGCCAGGTCGGACTCCGGGAAGGGCCCATCACCTCCGCCTGCGACCGGCTGGAGATCGCCCTGAACGGCCCGGGCGGGCACACCGCACGCCCCCACCTCACGACCGACCTGGTCACCGCGGCCGCCCGCGTCGTCACCGACGTACCCGCCCTGGTCGGCCGGCGCTTCGACAGCCGGAGCGGGCTCGCCATCACCTGGGGCCGCATCGAGTCCGGGCACGCGCCGAACGTCATCCCGCAGCACGCCGAGCTCTCCGGCACGGTGCGATGCCTCGACATCGAGGCGTGGCGGCAGGCTCCCGACGTCGTGGTCGCCGCGATCGACGAGATCGCCAACGTGCACCGCGCCAAGTCGGAGATCAACTACGTCCGCGGCGTCCCGCCCGTCGTCAACGAGCCCGGCGTGACCGAACTGCTGCGCGACGCCATGATCGCCCGACGCGGCGTCGAATCGGTCGTAGGCACCGAGCAGAGCCTCGGTGGCGAGGACTTCTCCTGGTACCTGGAACACGTCCCCGGCGCCATGGCCCGCCTGGGCGTACGCACCCCCGGCGAACGCCAGGTACGCGACCTCCACCAGGGCGACTTCGACGTCGACGAGTCGGCCATCACGGTCGGCGTGGAACTCTTCACGGCGGCGGCCCTGGTCAACGGCCTGCGCTAGCGGCCGACCGCCGGAGTGTCGCGGGGGCTCGAGCGACGTAACCGCCCTGGGGCCGCGTGCCGGGCGGCACTGGGCCGGCCGGATGGGTGACTACGGGGCTGGGCGGCCGGGCGCTGCTCGGACACATGGCCCCGGGCCCGTCCGGCCGCTCCCTTCCAGGCCGCCCGGCGTATCGCCCAGGCACGGCACCCCCTCGGGCCGGTCCGGCTGCCCCTGGGCCGCCCGGTGCCCGCCCCGGTGGAGTCTCCCGCGCACGACCGGCGAAGACTCCGGTTGCGCCCCGGGCGGCCCAGGGGCAGCCTGGTGCGCGTGACGAGCAGGCATGCGCCGTGTGCCCGAGTACACCTTTCGCCCCCGTTCGCTCCCGTGGTTCACAGGGGCGTAACCGGCCATCGGCACGAATGGGTAACGGCCCCGCGGTGAACCGTTCCCAGGAGTGTCTACGCGCGTTAATGTGCGCCGAACCGAGTACCCGCTGCGGGGCTTTGGAGAATGGGGAGCTTCAAGATGCGTCGGATTTCCAAACTGACCCGCGTCGCGGTGGGGGTCGCGTCGCTCGGGCTCGTCGCCACGGCCTGTGGTGGCACCAGTGGTGAGAGTGGTGGCAGCGACAACAAGGACCGTGGCGTCGCCATCGCCTACGACGTCGGCGGCAAGGGCGACCAGTCCTTCAATGACGCCGCCTACGCCGGCCTGACCAAGGCAAAGGACGAGTTCGGCTACAAGACCGCCGACATCGAGCCCACCGAGGGCGAGACGGACGCGGACAAGGAGCAGCGCCTGGCCTCGCTGGCCAAGCAGGGCTACAACCCGGTCATCGGTGTCGGGTACGTCTATGGCCCGGCGATGAAGAACGCGGCCGCCAAGTACCCGGACACCACCTTCGGCATCGTGGACTCCGTGGTCGAGGCCAAGAACGTCGCCTCCCTCGTCTTCGCCGAGGAGCAAGCCTCGTACCTCGCCGGTGTCGCCGCGGCCAAGGCCACCAAGTCGGACGTCGTCGGCTTCGTGGGCGGTGTGGACATCCCGCTGATCCACAAGTTCGAGGCCGGCTACAAGCAGGGCGTGGCGGACACCAAGCCCGGCGTCAAGGTGCTGTCCCAGTACCTGACCCAGACGGCCGAGGAGGGCGGCTTCGCCAGCCCCGACAAGGGCAAGGCCGCCGCCGAGGGTCAGATCGAGAGGAAGGCCGACGTGCTCTACGCGGCAGCCGGCCTCTCCGGGCAGGGCGTCATCGAGGCCGCCGCCAAGGCGAAGGTCTGGGCGATCGGCGTCGACTCCGACCAGTACAAGCAGGCCGCTCTCGCCCCGTACAAGAACTACATCCTCACCTCCGCCCTCAAGGACGTCGGCGGCGCGGTCTACGCGCTGGCCAAGTCCGTCCAGGACGACAAGCCCCTGACCGGCACTCAGACCTTCGACCTGAAGGTCAACGGCGTCGGCCTCTCCGAGGCGAACCCCGAGTACGCCAAGATCCCGGGTCTCAAGGCAGCCGTGGACAAGGCCAAGGAAGGCATCGACGACGGTTCCATCAAGGTCAAGACCGAGTAGGACGAGTCGTACGTCAACGGTCTGCGACAGCCGGAGCGGGCGAGCACCCTGGGTGCCCGCCCGCTCCGCCGTTCCCCGGGGGTATCCAGGGACCAGGAACCGGAGACCAGGAGCCAGGAACCAGCAAGCACGTCCGGGAATCGGATCACCCAGCGCCACGCCCCGTTCGCGGTCGGCAACCACCGGCCAAGAGCCGGTGATGGCTTGGCCACGGGCGCATAACAAGGTGGACAGAAGGGGTTTCCAGGTAGGTCTACGCGCGTTAATGTGCGGCGAAACCAGCGCCGCAGCCGACCCGTCCGGCGCTTGTACAAGCTTGTACGACAGGAGCACCACTCATGCGCCGGATTTCCCGGATCACGGTCGCAGGCGCAGCGACCGCTTCCCTGGCCCTCGCCCTCGCCGCCTGCGGCAGCACCTCGACCTCCGGGTCGTCGGACTCGAAGGGGAACAAGGGCCTCGCCATCGCGTACGACGTCGGCGGCAAGGGCGACCAGTCCTTCAACGACGCCGCGTACGCGGGTCTGGAGCAGGCGCAGAAGGAGTTCGGCTACGAGACGGCCGACGTGGAGCCCACCGAGGGCGAGACGGACGCCGACAAGGAGCAGCGCCTGGTCTCGCTGGCCAAGCAGGGCTACAACCCGGTCATCGGTGTCGGCTACGCGTACGCCTCGGCCGTCAAGGGCGCCGCGGAGAAGTTCCCGAAGACCACCTTCGGCATCGTCGACGACGCCACGATCAACGCCAAGAACGTCGCCGACCTCGTCTTCAGCGAGGAACAGGCCTCGTACCTGGCCGGTGTCGCCGCCGCCAAGAGCACCAAGTCGAACGTCGTCGGCTTCGTGGGCGGTGTGGACATCCCGCTGATCCACAAGTTCCAGGCGGGCTTCGAGCAGGGCGTCAAGGACACGAACCCGAAGGTCAAGGTCCTCTCGCAGTACCTCACCCAGACGGCCGAGGAGGGCGGCTTCTCCAGCCCCGACAAGGGCAAGACGGCCGCCGAGGGGCAGATCGAGAAGAAGGCCGACGTGGTCTACGCGGCCGCCGGCCTGTCCGGCCAGGGTGTGATCGAGGCCGCCGCCGCCAAGAAGGTGTGGGCCATCGGTGTGGACTCCGACCAGTACAAGCAGGCCGCCCTTGCCAAGTACAAGGACTTCATCCTCACCTCGGCGATGAAGGACGTCGCCAAGGCGGTGTACAACCTGGCGAAGTCGGTCGAGGACGGCAAGCCCGAGACCGGTATCGTTCGTGGCGATCTGAAGACCGGCGAGGTGAGCCTGTCGGACTCCAACCCGAAGTTCGCGGACGACGCCGAGCTTCAGGAAGCCATCAAGACGGCCAAGGAGAAGATCATCAACGGCGAGATCAAGGTCAAGAGCAGCTGACGACCGACTGCTGAGCAGGCAGTAACCCCGGGGTTACGTCCGCTCAACGGGGTACGGGGAGGCTGCTCCTCGTACCCCGTTGTCGCGGTGCGTCGGCCCCTTTGTATGCCGTAGGGGCGCTACGCGCGTAGACGACCCCCGTCCCCAGGAGAGTGCGCCATCAACGCGTCCAGCAGCCCTCCGGCCGGAGCGGCGGTCCAGGAATCGGTGACCGCCGTCGAGCTCGCCGGGATCACGAAGCGATTCCCGGGCGTCGTGGCCAACCACGACATCCACCTCAGCGTCCGCAAGGGCACCGTGCACGCCCTCGTCGGCGAGAACGGCGCCGGCAAGTCGACGCTGATGAAGATCCTCTACGGCATGCAGAAGCCGGATGAGGGCACCATCGCCGTCGACGGCGAGAAGGTCGGCTTCTCGTCGCCGGCCGATGCCATCGCCCGCGGCATCGGCATGGTCCACCAGCACTTCATGCTCGCCGACAACCTCACCGTCCTCGAGAACGTCGTGCTCGGCAGCGAAAAGCTGTACGGCATCGGAGCCAAGGCCCGCCGCAAGATCAAGGAGCTCTCCGAGCGCTACGGCCTCGATGTCGAGCCCGACCTCCTGGTCGAGGAACTCGGCGTCGCCGCCCGCCAGCGCGTGGAGATCCTCAAGGTCCTCTACCGCGGCGCCCGCATCCTCATCCTGGACGAGCCGACCGCCGTGCTCGTGCCGCAGGAGGTCGACGCCCTCTTCGCCAACCTGCGCGAACTGCGGTCCGAGGGCCTGTCGGTCATCTTCATCTCGCACAAGCTCGGCGAGGTGCTCTCCGTCGCCGACGAGATCACCGTCATCCGCCGTGGCACCACCGTCGGCACGGCCGTCCCCGCCGAGACCACCCCGCGCCAGCTCGCGGAGATGATGGTCGGCAGCGAACTGCCCACGCCCGAGACGGCCGAGTCCACCGTCACCGACCGCCCGGTCATCAGCGTCGACAAGCTGCGCCTGGCGGCCCCCGGCGGCAAGGCCCTCCTCGACGACATCAGCTTCACCATCCACGCGGGCGAGGTCCTCGGCATCGCCGGCGTCGAGGGCAACGGCCAGACCGAGCTGGTCGACGCGCTCATCGGCCTGCGGACCGCCGACTCCGGCACCATCCGGCTCGCCGACGAGGAGATCACCGCCTGGCCCACCCGCAGGCGCCGCGAGCAGGGCATCGGCTACATCCCCGAGGACCGCCACCGGCACGGACTGCTCCTGGAGGCCCCCCTCTGGGAGAACCGTATCCTCGGCCACGTCACCGAAAAGCCCCTGGCCAAAGGCGTCTGGCTGGACCCGAAGGCGGCCCAGGAGGACACCCGCCGGATCGTCACGGCGTACGACGTCCGCACCCCCGGCATCGACGTCACCGCCGCCTCCCTGTCCGGCGGCAACCAGCAGAAGCTGATCGTCGGCCGCGAGATGAGCCACAAGCCGCGCTTCCTGATCGCCGCCCACCCCACCCGGGGCGTGGACGTCGGCGCCCAGGCCGCCATCTGGGACCACATCCGCGAGGCCCGCCGCGAGGGCCTGGCCGTCCTGCTGATCTCCGCCGACCTGGACGAGCTCATCGGCCTGTCCGACACGCTACGCGTGATCTACAACGGCAAGCTGGTCGCGGACGCCGACCCGGCCACCATCACCCCCGAGGAGCTCGGCTCGGCCATGACCGGTGCCGCCACCGGGCACCTCGAGCACGAAGAGACCCCCGGGATCTCGAAGGCCGACGCCCCCGAGTCTCCGGAAGACGAGGCCCGCTGATGAAGAAGTTCGACAGGGAGCGCGTGCTCCTCGCGGTGGCCGGACCGGTCATCGCGCTCGCCGTGGCCTTCGTCCTGAGCGCGATCGTGCTGGTCGCGTCGGGCAAGAACCCCGTCGAGCCGTTCGCCCTCATGTTCGAGCAGATCGGGTTCTCGGACATCCAGGTGCTGGTCATCAACCAGGCGTCGATGTACTACATCGCGGCGCTCGCGGTGGCCATCGGCTTCCGGATGAACCTGTTCAACATCGGCGTCGACGGCCAGTACCAGCTCGGCGCGATGCTGGCCGCCATCGTCGGCGCCCACGTCGCTCTGCCGGCCGGCCTCCAGATCCCGCTGCTGCTCCTGACCGCCGTCCTCACCGGCGCCTTCTGGGCCGGCATCGCCGGTGTCCTCAAGGTCACCCGCGGCGTCAGCGAGGTCGTCGCCACGATCATGCTCAACGCGATCGCGACCTCCGTGATCGCCTACCTGTGGCTGCCGAACGTCTTCGGTGTGAAGGTCGGCAACAACAACACCACCGGCGAGATGCACGAGTCCGGCTGGATCCCCGGCATCAACATGGGCGCGGCCGGCGAGATCTACGGCCTGGTGCTGCTCGCCGTCCTGCTCGGCATCGGCTACTGGGTCGTCCTCAACCGCACCCGCTTCGGCTTCGACCTGCGCGCCTCCGGCGCCTCGCAGACCGCCGCCGCGGCCAGCGGCGTGGACCCGGGGCGCATGGTGCTCAGCGCCATGCTGATCTCCGGCGGCATCGCGGGCCTCGCCGGCCTGCCGATCCTGCTCGGCGACACCCACACCTACAGCCTCAACTTCCCCACGGGCATCGGCTTCCTCGGCATCGGCATCGCCCTGCTCGGCCGCAACAGCCCCGTGGGCATCGCCTTCGCCGCCCTGCTGTGGGCCTGGCTCGACAAGGCCTCGCCCGAGCTGGACTTCCACGGCTACGACAAGGAGATCGCGGTCATCATGCAGGGCCTGATCGTGCTCTCGGTCGTCGTCTCCTACGAGGCCGTCCGCGAGTGGGGCCTGCGCCGCCAGCAGCGCCGGGTCGGCGCCGAACTGGCCGCCGGTCACGTCCTCGGCAACAACAACACCACGAAGGAGGTGGCTGGCCGATGACCACCGCGACCGACCTCAACCAGCCCACGCTGCAGCCCGCGGCGCCGACCGGCCGCCGCCTGTCGTGGCCCGTCCTGCTGCTGATCATCGCCGGAGGCCTGGCGCTCACCTCGATCGTCCGCCTCATCACCGGCGCCGACGGCATCACCAACGTCAGCCAGATGTCCACCGCGCTCCAACTCGCCGTGCCGATCGGCCTCGCCGGTCTCGGCGGCCTGTGGGCCGAGCGCGCGGGCGTGGTCAACATCGGCCTCGAGGGCATGATGATCCTCGGCACCTGGTTCGGAGCCTGGGCCGGTTTCCAGTGGGGCCCGTGGACCGGTGTCCTGGTCGGCATCCTCGGCGGCGCGATCGGCGGCCTGCTGCACGCCTTCGTGACCGTCACCTTCAACGTCAACCACATCGTCTCCGGTGTGGCCATCAACATCCTCGCCCTCGGCGCCACCCGCTACCTCGCGCCCCTCGCCTTCGAGGGCCACACGGGCGGCTCCGCCAAGCAGTCCCCGGCGGTCGACTCCCTCGGCAGCTTCACGGTGCCGGGACTGTCCGACGCCCTGCGGGACCTCAACGCCCACGGCTGGTTCCTCATCTCCGACATCGCCGGCCTGCTCGGCGGCCTGGTCACCAACGTCTCCTGGCTGACCCTGATCGCCGTCGCGCTGATCCCCGGCACCTGGTGGGTGCTGTGGCGCACCGCGTTCGGCCTGCGGCTGCGCTCCTGCGGCGAGAACCCGGTGGCCGCCGAGTCCCTCGGCGTCAACGTCTACAAGTACAAGTACATCGCCGTGATCATCTCCGGCGGTCTGGCCGGCCTCGGCGGTGTCTTCCTGTCGATCGTCGCCAACCCCTTCTACCTGGAGGGCCAGGTCAGCGGCCGCGGCTTCATCGGCCTCGCGGCGATGATCTTCGGTAACTGGATGCCGGGCGGCCTCGCCCTCGGCGCAGGGCTTTTCGGCTACACCGACAGCCTCAACCTGCGCGGCGGCTCCGCGAACGTCCACGCCCTGCTGCTGCTCGGCGCGCTGCTGCTGGTCATCGGCGCGATCTGGCTGGTGATCCGCAAGAGGTACGTCCCGGCCGTGTGCACGCTGGTCGCCGGCGCCCTGGTGTTCACCTGGTACGCGACCACCGACGAAGTCCCGAACCAGGTCGTCTCGGCCACGCCGTACGTCATCACCCTGGTGGTCCTCGCCCTGTCCGCCCAGCGCCTGCGGATGCCGAGGGCGAACGGCATGCCGTACCGGAAGGGGCAGGGCAAGTGACCGACGCAGGCCCGGACGTCGACTGGGAGAAGCTGCGCGCGGTGGCCCGGGACGCCATGTCCCGGGCGTACGCCCCGTACTCCGGCTACCCGGTCGGCGTGGCGGCCCTGGTCGACGACGGCCGGATCATCTCCGGCTGCAACGTAGAGAACGCCTCGTACGGGCTCGCCCTGTGCGCCGAGTGCGGCCTGGTGTCGGAGCTGCACAACACCGGCGGCGGCAGGCTGACGCACTTCACGTGCGTCGACCGGAACGGCGAGTCGCTCGTCCCGTGCGGCCGCTGCCGCCAGCTGCTGTACGAGTTCGGCGGCCCGGACCTGCTGCTTGAGACACCGGCGGGCATCCTGCCGCTGTCGGAGATGCTGCCGCAGGCCTTCGGGCCCGGCCACCTCAGCAAGTAACTCCCGTGCGGCCCTCCTGAGTCGATCAGGGGGGCCGTACGGCTTCTGGAATCCTCGGAAGGAAGCCAAGCCATGGCCATGGACGCCATCTCCGTCATCCGCACCAAGCGGGACCGCGGCGAACTCAGCGACGAGCAGATCGACTGGGTCATCGACGCGTACACCCGCGGGGAGGTGGCCGACGAGCAGATGTCGGCCCTCGCGATGGCCATCCTGCTCAACGGCATGAACCGCCGCGAGATCGCCCGCTGGACGGCCGCGATGATCGCCTCCGGCGAGCGCATGGACTTCTCGTCCCTGTCCCGCCCGACGGCCGACAAGCACTCCACGGGCGGCGTCGGCGACAAGATCACGCTGCCGCTCGCCCCCCTGGTGGCCGCCTGCGGCGCGGCGGTCCCGCAGCTGTCGGGCCGCGGCCTCGGCCACACGGGAGGCACGCTCGACAAACTGGAGTCCATCCCCGGCTGGCGCGCCCTGCTCTCGAACGAGGAGATGCTGCACGTCCTGGACACCACCGGCGCGGTGATCTGCGCGGCGGGCGACGGCCTGGCCCCGGCCGACAAGAAGCTGTACGCCCTGCGCGACGTCACGGGCACGGTCGAGGCGATCCCGCTGATCGCCTCCTCGATCATGTCGAAGAAGATCGCGGAGGGTACGGGCTCGCTGGTCCTGGACGTGAAGGTGGGCACGGGCGCCTTCATGAAGACCCTGGAGGACGCCCGCGAACTGGCCGCCACGATGGTCGGCCTGGGCACGGACCACGGTGTGAAGACGGTCGCGCTCCTCACGGACATGTCGACCCCGCTCGGCCTGACGGCCGGCAACGCCCTGGAGGTCCGTGAGTCGGTGGAGGTCCTGGCGGGCGGCGGCCCGGCGGACGTGGTCGAGCTGACGATCGCCCTGGCACGCGAGATGCTGGACGCCGCCGGGGTGAAGGACGCCGACCCGGCGAAGGCCCTGGCCGACGGCTCGGCGATGGACGTCTGGCGCCGCATGATCACGGCCCAGGGCGGCGACCCGGACGCGGCGCTTCCGGTGGCCCGCGAACAGCACCTCATCAAGGCCCCGGCCTCGGGCGTCCTCACTCGCCTCGACGCCTACGGCATCGGCGTCGCTGCCTGGCGCCTCGGTGCGGGCCGCGCCCGCAAGGAGGACCCGGTCCAGGCGGGCGCGGGCGTGGAGATGCACGCCAAGCCGGGCGACACGGTGCGGGAGGGCCAGCCCCTGCTGACCCTCCACACGGACACGCCGGATCGCTTCGAGTACGCGCTGGAGTCGGTCGAGGGCTCGTACGACATCGCCGCTCCGGGGACGGCCTTCACGGCGTCGCCGGTGGTGCTGGAACGTATCGCCTGACCAGGCGGTTTCTCATTCGGGTGAACGGGATCGGTGGACCCGCCGGTCCCGTTCGGCATGCTGGGATCGGTGACGCACCGATAGGAGACCGCCATGAGCGCACTCACCGTGAGCCAGGACCCCGACCAGAACTGGGACGACCTCGTCCGGTTCTGGGAGGACATGGAATGGCCTGAGGGCAGCAAGGTGGAGATCATCGAGGGGATCATCACCGTGTCACCTGCTCCCGCGTCCCGCCACAACGTGATCGCGGCCCGCATCCAGCGTCGCCTCTACTCCGCGATCCCCGAGGACTGGGAGGTCTTCCAGAAACTGGCGATCGCCGTACCGTCACGTCTGGGCATGCTCATCCCGGACCTGCTCGTGGCGCCCGTGCAGGAGTGCGCGGAGGCGGACTCCCACATCCCGGCGGCCCTGGCCGAACTCGTCGTCGAGGTGACCTCCAAAGCCAACGCCCGTCACGACCGCGTCAGCAAGCCCGCCGCATACGCCACGGCCGGGATTCCGCTCTACCTCCTCATCGACCGCTGGGCTCCCGGAGGCCCCACCGCGACGCTCTACGGGGAGCCGAAGGGCGATGTCTACCGCGTGCTGAGCGCCGTGAAGTTCGGTGACCCCATCAAGCTGCCGGACCCGTTCGACGTGACGATCGACACCGGTGAGTTCCCGGTCGACTGACCGTCACCCCAGCAACGCCGCGACCACCACCAGAACCGGCACCGCCAACACCGTCGACAACAAGATCGCCTCCCTCGCCAGCACCTCGCCCACCCGGTAACTGCTCGCGTACGTGAACAGGTTCTGCGCCGCCGGAAGTGCCGACGTCACCACCACGTCGAGCAGGGAGGCCCCGTGGAGGCCGAAGACGCCCACGGCGAGCGCCCAGGCGACCAAGGGCTGGATGACCGCCTTGAGGGTCACGGCGAGGAGGACAGGGGCCCGTTCCGCGCCTCGCAGCGGGATCGTGCTGCCGCGCAGCGAGATGCCGAAGGCCAGAAGCACCGCCGGGACCGACATGTTGGCGATGAGAGTCAGGGGGTCCATCAAGGGGCCCGGTACCGTGAGACCCGACGCCGACGCCGCCACACCGGCCAGGGAGCCCAGGGCTATCGGGTTGCGCAGGGGCGTGAGCAGGCGCTGCCACAGGGGCCGCTTCTCGCCGCCGCTCGCCAGGTCCAGGACCGTCAGCGCCACCGGCGTAACCCCGACCAGCTGGAACAGCAGCACCGGCGCGACCAGCGACGCGTCGCCCAGCACGTACACCGCGATCGGGATGCCGAGGTTCCCCGAGTTGACGTAGCTGGAGCACAGCGCGCCGATCGTCGTCCGGCCCACACCCCAGCCGCGCGCGGCACCCACCGCCACGAAGACACCCGCCACCGCCGCCGTGCTCATCGCCGTGACCAGCAGCCGGTCGGAGAAGATCACCGACAGGTCGGCCTGGGCGAGCGTCGTGAAGAGCAGGGCCGGAGACGCCACGTGGAAGGCCAGCCTGGTCAGCACCTCGCGCCCGCCGTCGCCCAGATGTCCACGGCGACCGATCAGATAGCCGACCCCGATGACGACCGCGATGACCGCGAAGCCGCTCAGCACCCCCTGCACGGCGCCCCCTCACCGGAGATGCGGGCGTCGGACAGCGCGGGAGGGGCAGTTGCATGGTGCATACAGCCAACCCTCCGGGGCAGGCCGTCCCGAGGTCAATGTGATCCTTACGGCGCCGAGAGGACGGACCGCCGCGATGAGTTACCGCCGCCCGCCCGGTCTACCGATCGTGGACGCCATGACACCGCCCGTGCTCGTGCTCCCCGGCCCCGTCGCCCGGGACGAGGTGAGCGGACTGAGCGACGACGTGAGGGCACTGCTGCAAGCCGGCCGTGCCCGGGTCGTGGTGTGCGATGTCGGAGGCCTCGGGCCGCCGGGGCTCGCCGCCGTCGACCTGCTCGCACGCCTCCAGCTCGCCGCCCGCAGGGCCGGGGGCCGGATACGACTGCGCGACCCCGACCCGGCCCTACGCGCCCTTCTCGACCTGGTCGGGCTCCGCTTCGAGGTGGAGGGGCAGGTCGAAGAGGGGGAACCAGCGCTGGGTGTCGAGGAAGCAGTGGAACCCGGTGATCCGGCCGTCTGAGATCTCCAGCACCTGGACCGCCCACGGCGTGAAGCCGCCCTTCTCCGGGTCCGGCTTGTACTGGGCGAACCCCGGCAGGCCGTTGACCTGGACCGGCACCAGCCGGGAGCCCGCGCAGGGCGC encodes the following:
- a CDS encoding AEC family transporter, with amino-acid sequence MQGVLSGFAVIAVVIGVGYLIGRRGHLGDGGREVLTRLAFHVASPALLFTTLAQADLSVIFSDRLLVTAMSTAAVAGVFVAVGAARGWGVGRTTIGALCSSYVNSGNLGIPIAVYVLGDASLVAPVLLFQLVGVTPVALTVLDLASGGEKRPLWQRLLTPLRNPIALGSLAGVAASASGLTVPGPLMDPLTLIANMSVPAVLLAFGISLRGSTIPLRGAERAPVLLAVTLKAVIQPLVAWALAVGVFGLHGASLLDVVVTSALPAAQNLFTYASSYRVGEVLAREAILLSTVLAVPVLVVVAALLG
- a CDS encoding STAS domain-containing protein; the encoded protein is MTPPVLVLPGPVARDEVSGLSDDVRALLQAGRARVVVCDVGGLGPPGLAAVDLLARLQLAARRAGGRIRLRDPDPALRALLDLVGLRFEVEGQVEEGEPALGVEEAVEPGDPAV